In Streptococcus parapneumoniae, the genomic stretch TACATGATTCAGAATAACGCTGCTATCGGCGTGACCTTCTCTGGTGAAGCTAGCCAAATGCTGGAGAAAAATGAAAATCTACGCTATGTGGTTCCGACCGAGGCCAGCAACCTTTGGTTTGACAATATGGTTATACCAAAAACAGTCAAAAACCAAGATGCAGCCTATGCCTTTATTAACTTTATGTTGAAACCTGAAAATGCTCTCAAAAATGCGGAGTATGTTGGCTATTCAACACCAAACCTACCAGCTAAGGAATTGCTCCCAGAGGAGAAAAAAGAAGATAAAGCCTTCTATCCAGATACTGAAACCATGAAACACCTAGAAGTTTATGAAAAATTTGATCATAAATGGACAGGCAAATATAGCGACCTCTTCCTACAGTTTAAAATGTATCGGAAGTAGAGTTAGCAGTCACGAAACGAATCAGTCAAGCTGGTTCGTTTTTTTATAGAAGAAAAATTTTACAGCCCTATCTTTTTCAACTCTAGTTGCTTATTTGCTTGCCTAGTAGTATACTAAGCTTAACCTTACAGAAAGCGGTAACAAATAATGGAAGTGTCTACTTTTTTCAAAAAAGTTTCTGGCCAACCTTTTTGACTGTTCAGCAAACTGTTATACTATTACATTTAAAAGATGGTTTGGATCGACAATACCTAACAACTGAGTCCATATATTGGGTGATAGGCACCTTTATATTTGTAAATATTTTAGTGGCTGTGTTTAGTAATATGAAAATTGGTGATAAAGAAAAGTAATAGCAGTAAGAATAATATATCATGAAAAAGTAATCAGAGATGTAGGGAATTGCTCTGATTCAACGGAGATCATTTCCAGTTGACGTAAGCTTAAAAAAACGTTATAATAAGAAAGTTGAGAATTGATTTTCTCTTGTCTTAGTCCAGAGAAATGGCGGTGCTGCGAGCCATCTAAGCTAGAAAGTCATGCTACTCAATTTAACAATTGCATAAGAACAAGAGAATGACAAGTTCATTGAATGAAGGTGGTACCGCGGTTTTTCGCCCTTCGTGATATGAACTTGTCTTTTGATTTTTGGAGGTGTTGATGAAAACATTTCTTGTCAAACAAAAGTTTCGTCTTGGAGGCGAACGCTTCGCTATCAAGGATGACAGGGGAGAAATTGCCTATCAGGTAGAGGGATCATTTTTTAAGATTCCCAAAACTTTTACCATCTATGATGATAATGGTGAACAGGTCAGTCAGATTAGTAAAGAAATCTTGACCTTGCTACCTCGTTTTGAGATTCATCTTCGGGATGGCTCGAGTTTTGTCATTCGCAAGAAGTTGACCTTCTGGCGAGATAAGTATGAGTTTGATAATCTAGGTCTTCGTATCGAAGGCAATATCTGGGATTTGAATTTCAAATTGCTGGATGATCGCGATCAGCTGATTGCAGAAATTAAGAAGGAACTCTTCCATCTGACCTCTACCTATACCGTAACGGTTCTGGAGGACGCTTATGCAGATCTAGTTATTTCCCTCTGTGTAGCGATTGACTATGTGGAAATGCTGGAAAGCCAATCACATTAAACAAGTAAATAAGGAGACAATATGAAACAACTATCTAGTGCACAAGTACGCCAAATGTGGCTTGACTTCTGGGCGACCAAAGGTCACTCTGTAGAACCATCAGTGAGTTTGGTTCCTGTAAATGACCCAACACTTTTGTGGATCAACTCTGGGGTAGCAACGCTTAAGAAATACTTTGATGGGACTATTATCCCAGAAAATCCACGTATTACCAATGCGCAAAAAGCTATCCGTACCAACGACATTGAAAACGTAGGGAAGACTGCACGTCACCATACTATGTTTGAAATGTTGGGGAACTTCTCTATCGGTGATTACTTCCGTGACGAAGCAATCACTTGGGCTTATGAGCTTTTGACCAGCCCTGAGTGGTTTGACTTCCCAGCTGAAAAACTTTACATGACCTACTATCCAGATGATAAAGATTCTTACAACCGCTGGATTGAAGTGGGAGTGGATCCAAGTCACTTGATTCCAATCGAGGACAACTTCTGGGAAATCGGTGCGGGACCTTCTGGACCAGATACAGAGATTTTCTTTGACCGTGGAGAAGCCTTTGACCCAGAAAATATAGGTCTTCGTCTTCTTGCAGAAGATATCGAAAACGACCGTTACATCGAAATCTGGAACATTGTTTTGTCACAATTTAACGCTGATCCTGCTGTTCCTCGTAGCGAATACAAGGAATTGCCACACAAGAACATTGATACGGGCGCTGGTTTAGAGCGTTTGGTGGCAGTTATCCAAGGGGCTAAGACTAACTTTGAAACAGACCTCTTCATGCCGATCATTCGTGAAGTGGAGAAATTGTCTGGTAAGGTCTATGACCAAGATGGCGATAACATGAGCTTCAAGGTCATCGCAGACCACATCCGTTCACTTTCATTTGCCATCGGTGATGGTGCCCTTCCAGGAAATGAAGGTCGTGGTTACGTCCTTCGTCGTCTTCTCCGTCGTGCTTCTATGCATGGTCAAAAATTGGGAATCAACGAGCCTTTCCTTTACAAACTCGTTCCAACCGTTGGAAAAATCATGGAAAGCTACTACCCAGAAGTACTTGAAAAACGTGACTTTATTGAAAAAATCGTTAAGAGCGAAGAAGAATCATTTGCACGTACCCTTCACTCAGGTCAACACTTTGCCCAAGGCATTGTAGCTGACTTGAAAGAAAAAGGTCAATCTGTCATTGCTGGTTCAGATGTATTTAAACTTTATGATACTTATGGATTCCCAGTTGAATTGACTGAAGAAATCGCTGAAGAATCTGGTATGACTGTGGACCGTGAAGGATTTGAAGCAGCCATGAAAGAACAGCAAGAACGTGCGCGTGCATCAGCTGTCAAGGGTGGCTCAATGGGTATGCAAAATGAAACCCTTCAAAACATCACTGTAGAAAGTGTCTTCAACTACAATGCTAGCCAATTGTCTTCTAAATTGGTGGCTATCGTGGCTGACAATGCAGAAGTAGAAGCTGTGTCAAAAGGAACTGCCTCACTTATCTTTGCGGAAACGCCATTCTACGCTGAAATGGGTGGACAGGTAGCTGACCACGGACAAATCTTGGATGAGTCAGGTAAGGTCGTAGCTACTGTGACAAATGTTCAAAAAGCACCAAACGGACAAGCTCTTCACACTGTTGAAGTCCTTGCACCGCTTGCCTTAAACCAAGAATATACCTTGGCAATCGATACCAATCGTCGTCACCGTGTTATGAAAAACCACACTGCGACTCACTTGCTTCACGCTGCTCT encodes the following:
- a CDS encoding LURP-one-related/scramblase family protein; translated protein: MKTFLVKQKFRLGGERFAIKDDRGEIAYQVEGSFFKIPKTFTIYDDNGEQVSQISKEILTLLPRFEIHLRDGSSFVIRKKLTFWRDKYEFDNLGLRIEGNIWDLNFKLLDDRDQLIAEIKKELFHLTSTYTVTVLEDAYADLVISLCVAIDYVEMLESQSH
- the alaS gene encoding alanine--tRNA ligase produces the protein MKQLSSAQVRQMWLDFWATKGHSVEPSVSLVPVNDPTLLWINSGVATLKKYFDGTIIPENPRITNAQKAIRTNDIENVGKTARHHTMFEMLGNFSIGDYFRDEAITWAYELLTSPEWFDFPAEKLYMTYYPDDKDSYNRWIEVGVDPSHLIPIEDNFWEIGAGPSGPDTEIFFDRGEAFDPENIGLRLLAEDIENDRYIEIWNIVLSQFNADPAVPRSEYKELPHKNIDTGAGLERLVAVIQGAKTNFETDLFMPIIREVEKLSGKVYDQDGDNMSFKVIADHIRSLSFAIGDGALPGNEGRGYVLRRLLRRASMHGQKLGINEPFLYKLVPTVGKIMESYYPEVLEKRDFIEKIVKSEEESFARTLHSGQHFAQGIVADLKEKGQSVIAGSDVFKLYDTYGFPVELTEEIAEESGMTVDREGFEAAMKEQQERARASAVKGGSMGMQNETLQNITVESVFNYNASQLSSKLVAIVADNAEVEAVSKGTASLIFAETPFYAEMGGQVADHGQILDESGKVVATVTNVQKAPNGQALHTVEVLAPLALNQEYTLAIDTNRRHRVMKNHTATHLLHAALHNILGNHATQAGSLNEVEFLRFDFTHFQAVTAEELRAIEQQVNEKIWEALEVKTVETDIDTAKEMGAMALFGEKYGKEVRVVTIGDYSIELCGGTHVGNTSEIGLFKIVKEEGIGSGTRRILAVTGKEAFEAYREQEDALKAVAATLKAPQVKEVPHKVEGLQEQLRQLQKENAELKEKAAAAAAGDIFKDVKEVNGHRYIASQVSVSDAGALRTFADNWKQKDYSDLLVLVAAIGDKVNVLVASKTKDLHAGNLVKELAPIVDGRGGGKPDMAMAGGSNQAKIQELLDAVAGKL